The region gacgcagcagaCCGGGGTTCGACTCCGAGCTGTGTGCTGCATgtcactccccctctctctcccctttaatgtcttcagctgtcctgtcaaaaataaaggcccaaaaaataaataaataggtagGCTATAGCAGAATTCAAAGTCatgttttgaaaattaaaatttACTTGTGGATTCttggtttgttttaaatgtaatgtctgttaGGAGGGTTTTCTTGTCTTGTGATTGTTCATTAGTATCTTCAGCATCAGCTCAGTTAATACTGGCATGCTGAATCTGTTCCTGGCTCATCCTCGGAGTCCACATTGTATTATTGATATGTTGGCTCAGTTATTTAGGTCCCCAATCTGGTCTAGATTAAAGTAGAATACGGAACAGAACAAAGACGTGTGTCTGAAAGGGTGATGGTCAAATGACAAAACGCCAGCGTctgcatttttgtttaattgtttCTTAAAATCTTTCTTTGTGGGAGTGTGTCCTTTGTCTCATTGAAGGTTTGGATACTTCATATTTTATTCTTTGTGTTAACTACGGATGTGTTATGactaatgtttttgttgctttagtAAGTATTACATCAGCCTTAATTGTTTAGGTTTTGGTTTAAAGGTttgaatttatttaaattataaagTATTTTAACATATGTCAGTATagcaagaaaaaacaaattccTAGCTATCTTACTATTGCTTCATGACTGTATTAACCCTAATTAAGTAAttaagtattttcttttcattgatagtttgtttttcaattattctgTTAAAACTGTTACTTTTAAATTATAAGTATTAGCCTATGTATGAAGAATTATGTGAGCACAATGGGGATGTTTATGGGAGCAACTAACAtaatgcatactgtatgtgggaGAAAGTTATCTCTCCCATCCCCTTCAGAGCATTTAAACATGTTGTGGGCTAAGTGTTTTCTGCCCCAGTGGCTGAGGAAAGAAACTCCCTCACTGGGCTGGCAAggtgaaacaaaataaaaatcctcaTTTAGACTACATTTCACCCcttattattttctttgttttatgacGGGCACCTTCTGTCTCTGATTCAAGTCAATCTGGAGTGATAGCCTGGTTGCCATGGTGATCGTCCTGCAGCAGCATAGTAACAACCTCAGCACCGGCCACAGCTCCGTGTCGGACCCCGCCGCCGGCGGGCTGAGCCGGGCGCATCACACCGCTGCAGCCGTAGTCCTCGGGTTCATCCTGGTCCTGGGCTTCCTCGGTAACCTACTCGTGCTCCTGGTGTTCTCGCGCTTCCCCGGACTGGTGACTCCGGTGAACTTGCTGCTGATCAACATCAGCGCCAGCGACATGCTCGTCTGCATCTTCGGAACTCCCCTCAGCTTCGCGGCCAACGTGCGCGGCCGGTGGCTGACCGGCTCCTACGGGTGCCGATGGTACGGTTTCTCCAACGCGTTTTTCGGTGAGTGACATGGATGTATAGCTACTGAATAAGGTATTTGTattcttgcattgccagacctatctctacAGCGTGGATATTTGAAACTGCTGCAtgaaaattaaaacataatGTGGCTCCAAGAGcctattagcatcaaaatatagaCCGAAATGAAACCACTTTAATATTGCAGCTGGTAAAAGTGGAGctaattttaattactttatatttctttgctttatataggcctaggcCTAACTGCAGGAGCTTATGCATTTACTCAATAAAGTCTTATCTTGATGGcctaataatattataatttattcgttgattatattttgtattattaatctgaatctgcaaagtaacttgtAACTAATTTATTAGTAgatgagtaaaaagtacaatatttgtatctgaaatgtagtggagtgtaGAAGTATAAAGCAGCAGAGAATGGAAATATTTAAGTAAAGTTGGCCTACAAGTAGCTTGAAATTGTACTGTACCTCCTAAATATAGGCTACTATAGAATTTTGAACATTATTGCACTTGCCACTTTATTACTACTTGCATGAAAAAGAAGTGAAAAGCActaaggaaagagaaaagaaagaaacgtATTTGTTAAAAATCTGAAATTTCTTTGAAAATGTATGCATTGTCTGTAAattatgtttgtgtctgtgtggtttcTGTACTtatttgtcttttctttgtcCATCACTGTGTGTCTTGATGCAGACCTGGCTCCAGATGCAGATCTTTATAAACATTTTCTATTCAATTTACGTACTTTTGTTCATTATACAATCTATGTACTTTGTTCTCAAACTGTTGTCCTTTGTtatggtgtctctctctgtcaggtGTAGTATCTCtggtgtctctgtctctgctgtcCTTTGAGCGGTACTCTGTGGTGCTCGGCAGAACTCAGTCGGACTCTTCTCAGTACTGCAGGGCCAGGCTTGCTGTCGCGGCCTCCTGGCTTTACTCGCTGATCTGGACTCTGCCACCGCTGCTGGGCTGGAGCAGGTCTGTTACTGCTTGATTAAATATTAACCCACCACTTCACTCATGAGATCATTCATTCACTTATTGGCTGCTGATGATGCTAAAACTGGGAGGAAATTGTGTGCTGGTTTATTCActtaatacaaaatgtaattaaGAAGtgagtgttttaaaaaaaagtaactttAACGAGCCACATGTGTTGGTCATCTGCAAAAGTAGGCtaaaaatgtgaataaatgaataaaagaaaaagagtcatTTTGCAATTCCAAGCAGAGAGATACTAAACAGACCATGGCACAGATAGAACtttataattttaaacatgtagCACATGAAATCAGAGCATATGTTGTGTGTTATGGAGCAGCTATGGCCCAGAGGGTCCTGGCACCATCTGCTCCATCCAATGGCACCAGCGCTCAACGACAGCTCGCTCCTACATCAGCTGTTTGTTCATCTTTtgcctgctgctgccgctgctgctcaTGTTCTTCTGCTACGGGAGGATCCTGCTGGCTGTGCGAGCAGTGGAGAGACAGGTGAGCGTGCGGGATAACCTTTGATCCCTCTGTGATGACATTGTGCGTCTACTAGTGTTTGTGAaagcagcgtgtgtgtgtgtgtgtgtgtgtgtgtgtgtgtgtgtccaggtcaCCAGGGTCAACCAGTCCTCAGCTGAGCGGAGGGAAGTCCGTTTCCTTGTAATGGTGGTCTCCATGGTGACTAGCTACCTATTGTGCTGGATGCCATACGGAGTTGTTGCGATGCTCGCCTCCTTTGGACAGCCCGGCATTGTGCCGCCTGCAGCCAGTTTAATCCCGTCCCTGCTGGCAAAGACCAGCACTGTCCTCAACCCTGTTATTTATGTGCTGCTCAACAAACGGGTAACAATGATTCCCAGTAAATATCTTACACACAGTCATCACAGGACAGTCACCCTCCTTCTAAGTGAGATTTGCTTTTATTCAACTCCAAATAACAAAACTAAAGGGGCATGTCTGCTAATACAACACTTTTGCTAGGCCTCATCAAttaaaggataggttcacacttaatcacagaaaaaaattcTGCTGCACCAAAACTGCTTAACCACAGTTTAATAAGCATTTTGcatttcaatgttttctttttatcattttaaatcCAATATAATCAAACACTGACACACCAGGATCCTAGTTGAAAGAGTATTCCACCGATTTAGCACTGCATTCCTATAACATCATTAGACTCACGATCATAAAAACTAAGGATCAACATCTATTAAGCACAACCAAAAGTTCTGTGTGAttagcagctaatgtagccttgAGTTGCTAGCTAGTTAAGCAATGTAAGGAGTGGGCTACAGAGTTCTGGTAAGATCActctttctaactccacacctccagagtttttttcattttcaaactctTTTTTTGCAATCTAAATTTCGTGTCATTTCTGAAATTATGTTATGAACTGTAAACACTCATTTTGTTTCAATTTGGTCAAACCAATTTGCAGCGACGTATGTGCCCCACCAACGTCATTTTCAGTCATTCAATCATTCAAAGCAGCCGTAGCggtttacatttttcacatttcattgCACATTTCGCCAATAACCAACATCCTCTGTGATTACATCCCACCTCACctcctctgtttgtgtgtctttcagTTCTCCAGGTGTTTCCTGTACATGATCAGGTGCAGCTCAGAAGGTGCCATGTTCACATCCAGGGCCCAACAGGTACAGCGGCCCGCTCTGGTGCTAGTGGCTCAATATTCAACatagaggtcaaaggtcaccctTAGCTCAatgatcaataaaaaaaagacattattctacttttttcctttatttgagAAAAAGCAAAATGCTGCAGGAATGGTTTTTGTTCTTCTATTCTAGAAATGTCTGTGTTTGACCTGTTCTTTTGATGAATCTAGTGGACCGTATAGCTCCATGTAGCCTAAAGGTATAATTCCCCCTCAAAATGATCCTCACTGAcataagctttgcaaataacctcagacatattttggttacaatgacggggttatccgtttgtaaagtgtctatatgtcagtaacattttgaaattagcacttcgccagcaagcagtactttgtgggcagatgtgctaaagtttgcttgctaacataacataaactggctggcagacacctcgcaaaCAGCCTCAGACTTATCACCCCCTAGCGTtatggcggtgaaatgcaccgcgatgcaaagcaaccccgacgcagaactGCGGGTCACGATGCCGTAGGAGCAACAGcgtggagttgacgcagaagcataaaacagcctttagtcCGTGtttccacgtacctacgtacgtagccacggcgtagattttacgcagaagtataaatcatgCTTAACTGAGAACTGAATGAAAAACACATAAGCTACATTATAAGGTGACATTTAGACAAGTTTTATTCATGTTCAACAATatacaacaattaaaaaaactcaATTCAGAATAAAAAACTTTATATTCCCGAACGAATGGTCAACaccaaaataatttattaagaaaataaacatacatctttaaaaatatacagtcaTTATGCTTCATGAACACTGACTGAACTCTCAGTAAGTGAAAGATTTGTCTAAAGACACATTCACATTTGTGGTGAATCATAACAACTTTACAGACATGTTGAAATACTTTCAGGTACAAGGTGAGACGATGCGTTAAAATGCCGTCTCAGTGGAGACTGAGAAACTTCCACAAGCAGGTAATCCATATGAGATATAAAACCCAAACCACTTGATGAGTCCGTATTTTTAACACTTCACCCATGTTCAGACATTAACACCGCACATTATAATACACATGAGACACTTAAAAATCTTTCCTGTGAGGTGTAATTACTTATGAACTGGAAGTCTGTGTTTAAGGTGCATCGATATTGTGATCGATATTGTGGAACAGCGAAGCTGGATTTATGGGATTTTCCTCTTTTGCTTAACTGGGGTGTGGAGTCTCTGTTGCTTTCAAAttctgaagaaaaagaaaagacacaatGTTCATGTATGACTGGAATAATTATCAAGGCTGAAAGAGGAAATACAGAGTATTTATCCGAAGAAGGCTGCCTGTGCCGCTACGCGTGGGTTGCTTCTCCCTATGTCTTTTAAATGTTCTACTATGAAATAGCcagtaaaatagtaaaaaaggcttttttttttaagattattttttgggcatttttaggcctttattgacaggacagctgaagaaatgaaagggggaatgacatgcagcaaagggccgcaggtcagagttgaaccccGACcggctgcgttgaggagtaaacctctatatatggacacccactctaccaactgaggtatccgggcgcccaaataaaggctttttaattttgaagaagagtgccttggattttccttcttttctacACTTAATTGAATTCCTGACCCCAAAGAGCACCTTTAAACATTGACTGAACTTCCTGAGCACCCtggactttttttgtctttcatagagTATTTATGATTGTAAATCAGAGCGGCATTCTCCAACTGTGGTTCTTTGAATCATCTTGACAGCTGTAAAAATGAAACTATCTGCATGACTGGAGGCCGTAACAGTAAATCAAAACCTACACCATGGTATCTACAGCAGGACTCCAATTAACCCCTTTTGTCAAGTATAAATCCATCTTAAGAATACATTTTCTCAGTGTTTCTCTTCGTATtcttgttagtgttttttttgttttttttaatcaacattaaagTATCTTTAGGGGCTAAGGGCTAGTTCCGGTTACTACTGTATCATTTTTGCCAACCTTAAAGGggaatttctgtatttttcaacctgaCTGACTGAGCAGAGATAAGCTAATGCTATTAGCTAAGGTTATTGTGTTGACCTGTCATTAGTAAATTACACACGAAAACGGTAACTGGTGGATAACCAACACTCCATAGCTTTATAttttgattattatattatatttagagGGACTGTGGCATGTTATCAGCTTCTAATTTGTACATCTTCTTAATTTTTTCCCTTTTACTTTCTACTTGCAGACTCATTTTCTAAGCTGTCAACTTACAAATAGCCGTATTAATAGATTTGTTACTGTAAACTCTGGTGATCAGGATCCTATGGCAACTGGAAAAATTATTTTCGGACGTGTGGGGATATAAACTCCAGATGAAAATCTGTAGTCCCGAACCACATAGTTGATTATTCATAATAgttattattaatgaaacaaCAATTTGGATAATCAATTCATttttaagtcatttatcaagaAAAAATATATCACCTGGCTTAAATGTATGATAGGCTTATCACAAGTCAGATTAAACTACCAATCCTTAATTGAAAACAAAAATCTGGATATTAACTGAATAACAATGAGCTGTGATTCTGTTCTTCGGAACAGAATCATCAGATCAGTTTTTGTAACCTCACCTGTGAGTCGTTGAACAGGGACCCCGTGGGCTCTGGTCTCGTGTAGTCGGGGGGGTTGGCATGGGGGTCGTAGCCCAGGCGAGCCAGCATTGGCGCGATTTCAGCCATGTCGCTTATCACGTCAGAGGGAATGTGCCCGACCCACTTGGAGAGGGCGTCTGTGTTCACCGGCTTCATCACCTGGTCTGTGGAGCGCTCAaccctgcacacaaacacaaggtcagttcatatgtgtgtgtgtgtgtgtgtgtgtgtgtgtgtgtgtgtgtgtgtgtgtgtgtatatatatatatatatatatatatatatatatatatatatatatatatatatatatatatataaaacaatatttAGCCTATTATATTTcactatttttctttctttgatttgttttaatttaggcATTTTAAACCTTCCCTCCATATCAACCTGTCCACCCTAAATGGTGTGTACACACATGATTCAGAACCTTAACATGCCACATTTAGCGATAACTTACATTTCTGAGAAGGTTATAAAACATTTGTGTCGCCAAACGTTGCATAACTAATCTAAATAAGGGTGCTAATTCTCACAGAATGTGGCCTAATTCCTTCAAATACACGCCAGGTTTGGGTTTTTTGCGGTGTGAAGCAGCCAGATTCCCACTAAATCCCCTGAGCTTATGCCTTGCAAAGAGATGCTCAACTTGAATCACTACTAATAAGTAGagcaacacaaattaaatatCTACTGAGGAAGTCTAGACGCTTTACTTGATGAACGTcgtgtaaccagtaaccagtaacatagctcaagcacagcGTTCGTCATtcgtctttataatctatctttttaataaactgtctgtacacttacaaagttctcaatgctttggtttacatgtagggaccctcattatgctaccgttgaagtgtggtgctattttgagccttgttagtggtatagaaatagcgatttctttttactttacccatgCCCCGATGaatagctttataagctaatcagcggtttgTGGTAACTtatttcaagctagagacacattcgattagcatttaaacatgtcccagagaacggtcggcTCAGTAATCATGTCTCTTTAACctctaggttcattttgcgccggaattgtcctttaaagaaAGAAGGTGGAGTTTACATTCTTTGATGACACACATTGGTTGTGTCTTTTTATGGCTAAATTATAATAAGTAGTTGTTTTTAGACATTAAATATATCAACATGAAATAAAGGGATTTATTATTTTTCGACACAATTATATATGTGGAACTGTGGAGAAGGTTTTGAAACAGCATTTAAACCATAATGTGTGCAGATAAAAGTTACAGAGGTTTGAGTATTTCACCTCGGgcttgacattttttttcttaccttcttttacctttttatcttcttacattttatagaccGAATAACAAATGGAGAAAATGATCATCAGATTGATCGATACTGACAATAATCACACCTTCAGAAGAGACAGATACACAAGTTTATCCAATAAACAGTTTCCTCAAAGACCAGAAGGTGTTTTGAGTATTTAGTTGTGACTCTCGGTGGGTGGCTATTGCTCTCAATAACTAAACAAATGTTCAGGCCTGTTGTCCTAAAACATTTGGTCCTAAAACCTGTCCTAAAACCTTGCAGCGTAAGCGTTCTCAACTTTAGACGGAAATACATCACAAAATAAAGAGTGTAGTAGTTCTGTGATTCCCCTGTCCCTGCACTCAAGTAAAAATAGAATTTCCTCTTGATCGATCAATACAGTTTTAAATGACCTGTGTCGCCTCTCTTCCACCCACATCCTGTCACATAACAGAAGATGAATGCCACAAAGATAATAAAAACCTGAAGAAAATACAGGCCAAATTCTAAATCAATGGAAAGTGTttatatttaaaagaaatcctTAAATTTAGCTGTCTTGAGCActtatatattatgttatataagttttttttttcattagcaCAGGCGTGAGCGAAGCCTGGTTGATCTGAGCAACAGCTCATGAACGTGTTTAGTTGACTGATAGAGAGAGAAGTGTGAGATGGATGTGATGCTTTTAGCTGCCTGCTAGAAATGACACATTTTAACCTAAAATATATCTCAAAGTCAGTAAGGTGGGAATTCAGGAGGAATAATTATACAGaatcaaacacacagacagatgaagATTAGTGTCATTTTCCATTATTTACATGCAACACTTCGACATACAGTTGAAAAACGTAAAAGCAACTTGCCTTTCCAGAAAATCTGTAAAACCTCAGCCCATGAAACGGAAACAATCTCAGATACCACTAGAGCTAACttggtgtacacacacacacatctcacataCTCACTTGGACAGAGACACGCCACCAGCCTTTCCGATCAGCTCTTCGTGGTGCAGCACTGACGGGTCCCACTGCAGCTCTAGGAAGTGAAGCAACTTCCTCATTTCCTCCTCTGCGTGGAGGACGAGCTGCTCATAACGGACGGGCAGACATATGGACTCCCCAGCTGCCTGGCACTGGCTGAACATGGTCTCCACTGCGCTGCTCCACTTGGTCAGACAGTCCCTGTAGCTGCTCAGGTCAAAGCCAGAGATGGTCACCTGAGAATGAGCAGAGAGATGAGATAAACACAGGAGACCTATCACGACACAAAGTGAACACAGAATGGAAAATGTAGTGAGTCACAATGTGGCAGCAGTACAAATTTGTCAAGTGGCTGTTTGGCAAGATGAGCCTGTGAGGAAATGTGTGAGAAAACCTAGCATACCTTGCGTGATATCATGGAGTGGACGGTTGCCCGTCCGTCTCGTAGCATGAGCACAAATTTGGCTTTAGGGAATATGCGTGACAGATACGAGAGCGACTTCAAGGCAAACGGATCCTTGTTGCAAAGGCGAGGTGCAGGCTCCCCGTGGCCAACTATCACCTAGAACACATTGagtacattttacaaaaagtaATGCCTCAGGTGCTACATGCAAACcattccttttttatatttagaatACCAAGGTTTTAATATGTACACATTGAGGTGCCAAATATGAATATGTGTAATTTACAATAACAGAGATGAGCATTTTTATccttttataaaaaacaaaaaacacatgaatatTTTACCCAAGACAGACTAGTTATTAGGACAAAGACATTTACACAAATTACCTTGTTTTAACACTAAATGTTCTACATGTTAGGAAATAAGGTGTTAATTAGAGAGCTTAAGAAGTGCTGATAGGTGGGTTTGGTTACATTTGAACAGAGCCAGTCTAGCTGTTTTTCAccgttttcagtctttatgctaagataagctaagcgtctgctggctgtagcttcatatttaatggacagatatgagagtggtatcgatctatcagccaaaaaaaaacattgagcatagtttccaaaatgttgaactattcctttaataatcattttgtgtatgtgtcatCTGTTTCCATCATGCAACATTTAGGAGTTGTTGGCCAAACTGCATCTTATTATCTATTTTGTGTTAAATAGCGCTTTAAATTTTCTTCAAATGGTTACACAAAAATGAGGCTACATGTGGTTTAAAAGTAAAATCTTAGGCATACAGATTAGTTAATCAACCAAATTTACCGGTACTATTTTGATATTATTTGTTTCAgtcatttttaagcaaaaatggcaaacatttgctggctccagcttctcaaatatgaGGAATTGTTCATATATTGTCATATatgataatacatttaatacttTGGGGTTTTGGTCAGACACACCTAAGGCTCAGAGAAACTGGTGTGTTTTCACCATTTGTTTTACACGTTATACCCTACTGTAATAGATtcatcgattaatcaagaaaataacctgcagataaattaataataaaaacaatttagaaTTTTCTGCTTAATAATTACTTTTAACAACCctgtgttgtgtatgtaaaCACATCCTAAAGCTGAAGCATGCCTTCGACACCCAAACGTGTGCCGATTAGCAGATGCAGAGGCACCGACCGGCTCACCTCTAACAGGAATGCTCGCACGGCTGAGTCCAACACCTGGTCGGTGACGCCGGCCTCGTCCAGTCGCATCCTCTCCTTCACTGAGCGGCTCCAGGTGGCCCGCATGGCCAAGAGGCGGGGAATCACTCGGGTCTCTTCCCCGCACCGCACAGCATTGTGGGCATCCAGCATGACCCGCATCAGCGTGGTGCCGCTCCGGGGAAAGCCTCCGATGAAGATGAGGGGTGTGTCTTCAGGGAAGTGTTCCATCAGGGAtaagctctgattggctgagccCAGGTTGAGCTCCATCCACCGGTACCGATGGCTTTTTGGAGGGCACTCGATCCCGCTCATGCCCAGGTAGAGCAGGGAGGCGGAGCAGAAGAGCACGCAGCCCAGCAGTAGGCTCGATCTGGTGTTCCTCATGTTTCAGATTCAGCAGGacataaaaaacaatattctgggGCACCTGAGGAGGTGGCTGGAATCAAATGTGAATGTAGCTACTTCTTAAATTTCAGCAAAGGTCAGTTGAAGACTTTTAGTTACACACTGACAGCCTGGTCGGTGAGGACGACTGCGAGAAGGAACCGCTGAGGCGATGCTGAGGAAGGCCCGACAGAGGCCAGGAGGGT is a window of Perca fluviatilis chromosome 16, GENO_Pfluv_1.0, whole genome shotgun sequence DNA encoding:
- the LOC120543932 gene encoding pinopsin-like, whose protein sequence is MVIVLQQHSNNLSTGHSSVSDPAAGGLSRAHHTAAAVVLGFILVLGFLGNLLVLLVFSRFPGLVTPVNLLLINISASDMLVCIFGTPLSFAANVRGRWLTGSYGCRWYGFSNAFFGVVSLVSLSLLSFERYSVVLGRTQSDSSQYCRARLAVAASWLYSLIWTLPPLLGWSSYGPEGPGTICSIQWHQRSTTARSYISCLFIFCLLLPLLLMFFCYGRILLAVRAVERQVTRVNQSSAERREVRFLVMVVSMVTSYLLCWMPYGVVAMLASFGQPGIVPPAASLIPSLLAKTSTVLNPVIYVLLNKRFSRCFLYMIRCSSEGAMFTSRAQQVQRPALVLVAQYST
- the LOC120543931 gene encoding protein-tyrosine sulfotransferase 1-like, which encodes MRNTRSSLLLGCVLFCSASLLYLGMSGIECPPKSHRYRWMELNLGSANQSLSLMEHFPEDTPLIFIGGFPRSGTTLMRVMLDAHNAVRCGEETRVIPRLLAMRATWSRSVKERMRLDEAGVTDQVLDSAVRAFLLEVIVGHGEPAPRLCNKDPFALKSLSYLSRIFPKAKFVLMLRDGRATVHSMISRKVTISGFDLSSYRDCLTKWSSAVETMFSQCQAAGESICLPVRYEQLVLHAEEEMRKLLHFLELQWDPSVLHHEELIGKAGGVSLSKVERSTDQVMKPVNTDALSKWVGHIPSDVISDMAEIAPMLARLGYDPHANPPDYTRPEPTGSLFNDSQNLKATETPHPS